From Vicia villosa cultivar HV-30 ecotype Madison, WI unplaced genomic scaffold, Vvil1.0 ctg.003080F_1_1, whole genome shotgun sequence, the proteins below share one genomic window:
- the LOC131640376 gene encoding pto-interacting protein 1-like: protein MSCFSCCQEDDIHKVAESGGPYIVKNPAGNDGNYHASESTKPGAQTVKVQPIEVPEIQADELKEVTDNFGQDSLIGEGSYGRVYYGVLKNGQAAAIKKLDASKQPDEEFLAQVSMVSRLKHDNFVQLLGYCVDGNNRILAYEFASNGSLHDILHGRKGVKGAQPGPVLTWAQRVKIAVGAARGLEYLHEKADPHIIHRDIKSSNVLIFEDDVAKIADFDLSNQAPDMAARLHSTRVLGTFGYHAPEYAMTGQLNAKSDVYSFGVVLLELLTGRKPVDHTLPRGQQSLVTWATPKLSEDKVRQCVDTRLGGEYPPKAVAKMAAVAALCVQYEADFRPNMSIVVKALQPLLTARAGPAGETAN from the exons ATGAGTTGTTTCAGCTGTTGCCAAGAGGATGATATCCACAAGGTTGCTGAGAGTGGTGGACCATATATTGTAAAAAATCCAGCAG GGAATGATGGAAATTACCATGCTTCCGAGTCTACAAAACCGGGAGCTCAGACTGTTAAAGTGCAGCCCATTGAAGTTCCAGAGATACAGGCCGATGAACTTAAAGAAGTTACTGATAACTTTGGACAAGATTCTCTGATTGGAGAGGGATCATATGGAAGAGTTTATTATGGAGTTCTTAAGAATGGCCAGGCTGCAGCAATCAAGAAGTTAGATGCCAGTAAACAGCCTGATGAGGAATTCTTGGCCCAG GTTTCTATGGTATCAAGGCTGAAACATGATAATTTTGTCCAATTGCTTGGATACTGCGTTGATGGAAACAACCGTATTCTTGCTTATGAGTTTGCATCTAATGGTTCTCTTCACGACATTTTACATG GCAGAAAAGGGGTTAAAGGAGCACAACCCGGTCCAGTTTTGACATGGGCACAAAGAGTGAAAATTGCTGTAGGGGCTGCAAGAGGGCTTGAATACTTGCATGAGAAGGCTGATCCCCATATTATTCATCGGGACATCAAGTCAAGCAATGTGCTAATCTTTGAAGATgatgttgcaaaaattgcagatTTTGATTTGTCAAATCAGGCTCCAGACATGGCCGCACGTCTTCATTCCACTCGTGTCCTTGGAACCTTTGGTTATCATGCACCTGA ATATGCAATGACTGGACAATTAAATGCTAAGAGTGATGTGTACAGTTTTGGTGTTGTCCTTTTGGAACTTTTGACCGGAAGAAAACCTGTTGATCATACACTACCACGTGGACAGCAGAGTCTGGTTACTTGG GCTACACCAAAACTCAGTGAGGATAAAGTCAGACAGTGTGTTGATACAAGACTAGGAGGAGAATACCCACCAAAAGCTGTTGCTAAG ATGGCTGCTGTTGCTGCATTGTGTGTGCAATATGAAGCTGATTTCAGACCTAACATGAGCATTGTAGTCAAAGCTCTTCAACCTTTGTTGACTGCCCGAGCTGGACCTGCTGGCGAAACAGCAAATTAA